A region of the Sphingobium yanoikuyae genome:
GATCGACATGCGCGGCGGGGAGGCGATGCCCGCGGCGGCGCGCCAGCAGATGCAGCAGGCGATGAACCGCACCCTGCGCTATTGCGTCACGCCCGAGCAGGCCGCCCATCCCGACGGCCGCGCCTTTTCCGGCGATCCGGGCAAGGATTGCCGCTACAGCGACTTCGCCGTGCGCGGCGGCACGGTGAAGGGCAATGTCACCTGCCAGCGCGATGGCGGCACCAGCAGCATGACGATGGCCGGCATCTATGCGCCCGACAGCTATGCGGTGCAGATGGACATGCGGCAGACCGACTTGCCCAATGGCGTCGAGATGGCGATGAAGGCACGGTCTGAGGGCCATTGGATCGGGCCGGATTGTGCGGAGGGTCAATGAAAGCATCCGGCAAGCGCGCGCTGGCTGTGGTCATGGCGTTGGCGGTCATCACCGGTGCGAAGGCGCAGGCGCCAACCGTGCCATCAGAGGATATCGTGGTGCAGGGGCAGCGGCTTACCCGTCAGGAAGCGCTGACCCGCGCGCAGGGCTTCGTGCGAACGCTCGGGGTGGTCCAGGGGGATCGCAGCCTGGCCCGCTGGGTCGAGCCGATCTGCCCCAAGGTGATCGGTCTTTCGGCCGAGCATGGTCGCATCGTGATGGACCGGCTGCAGGCGACGATCAGGGCGATAGGCGCGCCTCTGGCCAAGGGCACATGCGATACCAACCTGCTCGTGGCCTTCGTCAGCGACGGAAAGCAGATGGTCAACATCATCGACCAGAAGCAGAGCCGCCGCATGGCCCAGGTGCAGGGGCCGGAGCGACGCGCCCTGCTGGAAAGCGATGCGCCGATCCGTTGGTGGTATATGATCGACCTGGGCTCGGGCGACGGCACGGGCCTAGGGTCGAACGCGCCGCCGGGCGTTGGTGGCAACAGCGATACCGGCGCGCCGATGTGGGATGGCATCCCGACCAGCCAATCCTATGGATCGAGCCTGATATGCAGCCCGGTCATCCGGATGATCTCAGCCGCGACAATATTGATCGACGTCAATCGGGCGGAGGGGGTGCCGCTGACGGCGGTGGTCGATTATGCCGCCTTTGTCGGGCTGGCCGAGGTGCGCGCCCGGGCGCTGCCGCCGCTACCGTCGATCCTCAATCTGTTCGGCGCGCAGCCTGAGGGCGCGCGCGATCCGAACCATGCCTTGACCGACTGGGACCGGCGCTTCCTGGTGCGCCTCTATACGCTGCCGCTCAATCGCCTGGCGTCGGCACAGCGAAACCGGCTGGTCAACGCCCTGCTGGATGAGGATGCGTCGGACACTGCCGACTGACGGATCGGATCTTTGCTGGCTCTGCGCCCGCCCGCTGGGCGCGCGGATCGAATGGCATCATCCCGTGCCCAAGAGCCGGGGCGGGCGACAGATGGTGCCGGTCCATCCGATCTGCCACCGCACCATCCATGCCACCCTGTCCAACGCGGAACTGGTCCGCACCTATGCCGATGCCATGGCCTTGCGCAGCCATCCCGCCATCGCCCGTTTCCTCGGCTGGATCGCCGACAAGCCGGCCGATTTCCATGCGCCCACCCTGTCCGCCGGGCGCCGGCGGCGATGAATCCGCGCGCGCAACATTTCTACTTGCGCCCGCGCGCGCATCGGTAGAGCGTGCCGCCGTGGAACGAACGGGGAGAGGATATGCGTGACATTCTGACGCTGGGCGGCTTGCTGGCCACCAGCCTGACCCTTGCCGCCTGCGGCAGCGAACCGGCCGCTCCGCCCGCGCAGGAGGAGGAGGCCGCGCCGGCGATGATGAAGAGCGGGCAATGGACGCTCAGCCGCAAGACCACCGGCTACAACACCCCCACCGTCACGGCGGAGGAATATCAGGCCGCGCTCAAGCAGGTGAGCGAGGACAAGATCTGCATCAAGGTCGATGCCGCCGGCGTGCCCGACGCCGATGCGCTGGCTGGCGCGGAAGGCAGCGACTGCAGCTACAAGGACAAGATGGTGCGCAAGGGCCGGCTGATCGCGACCCTTGCCTGCAAGGCCGGCGCCGGCACCTCCGAAATCGTGGTCGAGGGCAATTTTACCGAGGATACGCTGACCTTCGGCACCACCATGACCAAGACCCAAGGCGGCAAGCCGGTGCTGCGCACCACCCACGACCTGTCCGGCAAGCGCGACGGCGACTGCCCGGCCTGATCGACGGCACCGATCCGGGTGGGCCTCAGTCCGCCCGGCGGGCCTGGGCGTGGATTTCCGCCCGCGACAGCAGCAGGTCGAGGTCGGCGCGGCTGATGTCGAAATTGTCGGGCAGTTCGGCCAGCGCCTTGTCGATATCCTCCAGATGAAAGCCCGCCTCCGCGCGCATCTTGTCGGCGATCACCGGCGGCGCGACCGGCTGGTGCGGATAGCTGTGGCCCGACAGGCGGTGGAAGAACAGGCCGAGGGACACCAGGGCGATCGAATTGATCCCGACCGGCGCAAAGGCGAAGGCATAGCCGGCATCATGAATGCCCTGGCTGCCGATCACCGCGGTCAGCGCCGCCGCGCCGCCGGGCGGATGCAGGCAGCGCAGCAGGCTCATCAATATTATCGCCAGGCCCACCGCCACGCCGGCCGCGACCATCATGTCGGGGATCAACTGATAGGCAGCGACGCCGATCAGGCTGGACAGGATATTGCCGCCCACCACCGACCAGGGCTGGGCCAGCGGGCTCGCGGGCACGGCGAAGATCAGCACCGCCGACGCGCCCAGCGGCGCGACGATGATCGGCAGGTCGCCGGCATGCAACGGCAACTGGCTGCACACCAATATGGTGAGGCTGATGCCGATCGCCGCGCCCAGGCCCGCGATCATCCGGTCGATCGGGCGGGCACCGGCCAGCAGAGGCTTGAAAAGATTCATTGCGGATATTCCTTTGGCGCAGCCCCATGCGCCGCCAGGAGGAAAAAGGCCACCCCAGTTTTTCTTGGCCCCAATATTGCCCGAAGTGGCCCAAGGGGGGCTTATTCCAGCGCGTCGATCGCCCGCTG
Encoded here:
- a CDS encoding DUF3617 domain-containing protein, translating into MRDILTLGGLLATSLTLAACGSEPAAPPAQEEEAAPAMMKSGQWTLSRKTTGYNTPTVTAEEYQAALKQVSEDKICIKVDAAGVPDADALAGAEGSDCSYKDKMVRKGRLIATLACKAGAGTSEIVVEGNFTEDTLTFGTTMTKTQGGKPVLRTTHDLSGKRDGDCPA
- a CDS encoding HNH endonuclease; amino-acid sequence: MRRTLPTDGSDLCWLCARPLGARIEWHHPVPKSRGGRQMVPVHPICHRTIHATLSNAELVRTYADAMALRSHPAIARFLGWIADKPADFHAPTLSAGRRRR
- a CDS encoding DUF3617 domain-containing protein; amino-acid sequence: MTKALTNGLLACALAALAGCNEPPTSQDTQIAATDAMSHDAAVTQIEKVQLKPGQWEGRFVMERIDMRGGEAMPAAARQQMQQAMNRTLRYCVTPEQAAHPDGRAFSGDPGKDCRYSDFAVRGGTVKGNVTCQRDGGTSSMTMAGIYAPDSYAVQMDMRQTDLPNGVEMAMKARSEGHWIGPDCAEGQ
- a CDS encoding HPP family protein, translated to MNLFKPLLAGARPIDRMIAGLGAAIGISLTILVCSQLPLHAGDLPIIVAPLGASAVLIFAVPASPLAQPWSVVGGNILSSLIGVAAYQLIPDMMVAAGVAVGLAIILMSLLRCLHPPGGAAALTAVIGSQGIHDAGYAFAFAPVGINSIALVSLGLFFHRLSGHSYPHQPVAPPVIADKMRAEAGFHLEDIDKALAELPDNFDISRADLDLLLSRAEIHAQARRAD